CCACAGCAAGCGCGCGTGCACGTTACAGAGCAGAAACACAATTGATTAGACGCCATGGTCTCTTCGCCCACCACCTCCGTTCCACATCCACGCCCTCCACCTCCTCATCCTCTGTAGCTTTACCATTCGACATTATTCTTCGAGACGAATTGGGGGTGACCCTCGTGATTCCATCATCTCTATCACCAACCCTGTCTCCCGTGGCACCCGCTCCACCCGTGAGTACACCTCGACAACAGCGACGTACCCTACCATCGTTTACACCACGATCCTCGATCTCGCGATGACGCATTGACACTCCTACCAAGCGTCGACGAATGCATCGGGAATATCGATCTGGAGAACGAGTCTTGCTTTCCCGGCGGCGACCTGCCAGTGCCATGGGACGTATCAccactaaaagaaaacaccaccaccacgcaCCAATTTACTTGAAGCGTCACTTAGTTGTGTCACTACTTTGTCAACCGTCTTGGTGTAGTGATATTCTCTCTTGATCCACTTATTCAAGTCCCGGGGGTCCAGGCAGACTCGGATCTCTGTGATCTCCCCCTTGTCATTGGTTGTCTCTGTCAACACAATGCTATTCACCCAGTCTGTGGGTGTGTCCACAGGTTCTATGATACCTGCTTCAAGCATCTTGTCGATTTCTTGCTTGTACAATTCATGGAGGTGGACTGGTACCGACCTGGGTGGATGGATAACAGGTTCTGCACCCTCCTCTAAGGTGATCTGATATGGTCTCATTTTAAATGCTCCCAGTCCCTCAAATGCTCCCAGTCCCTCGATCTTTGTAGCTGTTCACTAATTTTCCCTTAGTTAGTGGGGTGTGCATGTTGTCATGTTGACTATGGGATTGGGCCTTGGGGGCATTGTCAAGATTAAGGTTGTACTTCACTAGCTCGATATCATCACATGTCTTGCAGCCAATTATGGCAGGACCTGATACTTCAGTAACATTGAATGTTATTTCTTTAACTTGACCCTTGTGGTGCACATACAAATGACACTGTCCCAGGTTTGAGATCTCATGTCCACCGTAGGATATGATTTTACAGCCAGGTTTCTCCagctgtctttttttttttcgggaaaAGGCACTCAATGTCCTTCTTTGCAATGACATTGAGTTCTGCGCCAGTATCAATTCTACATACAATAGGGGTGGTATTCTTGTGGTGTGGTTTGGAAGTGAACTGCAATTCCGTCGTTACACGGTTGCGGTTTTCTAGCTGGAAGATGCTTTCAATTCCGCTTGGGCTATTTTCATTAGTGCTGGTTTCTGCCACTAGAGTTCCTAAGAAAACTCTTTCATCACAATTTTCATCATCAAGTGAATGGACAAAATGTTTTTGGGTGAGAAGCACATGTGCTGGAAGTGTCCAGTTTTGTATCAGGCAAAGCACTCTGAATCAATAGCTGGGCATTTCTGGCCCTTTTTGTGGGGTGTATTTCCACATCTTCCACATTTATCTGGTGTATGGTGCTGAGCGGATGCGCCCTTTTCATCACCAGGCTTCTTGTTGGATCTATTTACTCGGTGGGTTTTACCTTTTCGTTGCTTTCTagctttgttgttgttctgaATGGAGTTTACCTCTCTCTGATTCTGGGGGTCGCTCATGGCGTTCATTTGTAGCCGTGTCGCCTCCTCAGTGTGGGCGATTTCCCTGGCTCTCTTGAAGGAGAGGGAATTTCCTTCGGCGATGCACTTCTTTCGTACCGCGTCGGAGTCGGCTCCAAAAACAAGAGAATCTCGCATTAGCTCATCGTGGGAAAACCACTATTCTGTATAAGTAGTTTTGCCTCAGTAAGGAATTCGTCTAGCGGcctgttgttttgtttcaagAATCTTAGGTAAAATCGATTTAGTAAGTGGTTGGATTGTGGTTTCACGTGTTCTTCGAAACGCTTCCAATATTCGGCCAATTTGTTCGCCTCTTCTGTGCTCAAATTCCATGTATTAAACAAGTCAAGGCCATAATCTCCCGTCCAGAGGAGTAAATATCTACACTTCTGTTCCTCCGACCTCTGTTTTAGCGGCCCGTCAAATAACAATTCACATTTCTGGCGAAAACGTTTGAACTTTAATTCAATGTCGGGGCTCGTGGTCCAGTCTATTTTGGGAGTTTCAAATCCGATCAAATCGCTCATTTCGCTGGCTTGTACCAAAGAACAATTGGAATAAACtcacgtttttctttctccttCCAGTCTGTGATTTCTAGAAGATCCCGCTACTGACAGCCATGTCGAGTTTCATGAACTGGAGGGTTTATTATGATACTCGTGCGAGTCGTACAAGCTGTACACAAGTATAAAGCTACATGCATAAATTAACATAATGAATAACTATGGCGCGAAAGTCACGCAATACATGTCAGTCACTGGTTGTGTTACACCCTGCTGGAAGTAGTTATTCACTATCATCACCGGGTAGTACTTCAACACCCCGAAGTCGTACAGGAAGTCGCGTCCGTACCCCACCCACACCTGTCTCAAGTCGTGCCTCTTCCCGTGGAGCTAGAGGAACCGAAACCACCACGACCACTAAAAAGTGTGTCACCCGCAAGAGTCGTGGACGGAACGGAAGCAACACCACCAAGACCAAATGCATCACCACCCGTCGTGTTGCTGGTCATGGAACAAGTCAACATGGTGGTCAAGTCCCCTTTGGCAGATTCAATCCAGCATGGAGAACACTATGGATGTGAACCATATAAATAACAAAGACTTTACATATCTAATCTCAGTTTGCATGTCTAGCCGACTGAGAAGGAACGAGCGCTTCCTTGAAGTGCTCTCACATACTAAAGGGAAAGCGCGACAACGTCTTCTGGCCAATGCTACACCCGAACAAATAAACACGTTGGGGGAAATTGCCAAGAACCTATTGAAAGGCAGCCTTCCCGTTTCTCATACTCAAAGGAAAAAACTAAAGCCTCACCTGCAACGACTACTCACCCTGGCCAACAAGAGAATACCCAATGGTTCCCGAAAACGCTCCGTCACAAGACAACGTGGGAGATTTCTTATTCCCCTCTTAATTGGCGCCTTGGCCACTACAGCAGCCACACCCGTGTTGAAAAAAGCCATCGACAAAATCTAAAGACTATACATAGAGTCGACGTAAAAGTTCACCCTCTCAGTTGACTCAAGTCTTTCACCATGACCACACAAAAAGGAGCCCACCGCATGGCCATGATCCCCGAATACATGATCAACATGATTATGACCAAGAAAAACGTCATCATGGCCCCTCAATTCCGTATCATGGCACGGTTGGATGGGGAAATGCGAGCTATCTTTAATGACTCCTCGTTACCGTTAGACGCAAAAATACGACTCACAATCAGGTGTCAAACCACTACTTTAAATGGTTACAACAAGTCAAAGACAGTGGTGACGTCaacagaagaagaagaatATCAGCTGAACCAGCCCTTAACCTTCCTTCGTCACCAAGAAAAACACCAAGCTCATTATCACCACAAACAAAAGTAGACAATGCCCCTCTACTTCCATCACCTCCCACCAACATACCAAGGCCATCACGCATACCAAGACTTAAACGACGACGACTACAAACACCCACAAGGACACCGACACTACCACCTATTCACTCACCGCCACAAGACCAACACCCAGGAAGGCAACTCCCATGGGACCCTTTTTAAAAAGGGTGCAACCTCCTCTCTTTAATAAAATGGAAcaataaaatatgtttttacaaaaaccATAACGTGGTGTTCGTGTGTTCTTTTTACACAGTAGTCTCAAAATGGTGTGGAGGGAGAGGGGGTCTACTAtacattttttgtttctcCTTTAACCATTTGGCAAACACAAATACTTCAGCTCTAGGGCAATGCACGGGGCCAGGCCCCGGGCTGGTAAAAGTGATACCCTAAAGTCACTTCACTAATGTCCCATAAAAAGTTCAAATGAGGTATAACAGAATCTTAATACTTCCATAACTGAACGAAAAGTGTTTCCCAACAACTTCCTTGCCGTGGTGACAAAAGGCCGCTTCTTTGCACCAAAACTCACGATTCACCGTAAACCCATCAAGGTCGAGAATGACCGTGATTGCTTGAAActcagcagcagcagcatgGCTCACTCCTCCTTCCTTTCCGGCACCATTTCTCCCCTAAGCCATCCCGACACTTCCCAAGATAACAGGAAAAATGAGACGCGTAgactcacaaaaaaaaaacaattccaaAGGAACACCCACATCGGTGGACAAggactgtaaaaaaaacaaaagcgaAACCTTGCTATTTATACACTCAGGTCAGGAAGGAACCAATCAGAAACCTAGAATCGGAACGAACCAATCACAGACCAAAATCAAGAAAGCGCGCGAAATTCTACCAATAGAAAGCACTCCTTAGCATGACGTCATCCTTTAGAAAAGTATAAAATAGAGAACGCCAGCTCACTCACTCTCGCAAGTCATCATGGATGTCAATATGACGTGTGATCTGTTGTGAAGGAAAAGACGAACTCATGGCACTTCTCCCCTGCTGTAAGCAACCCTGCCACACGCTCACCAAACACCACAGCAATCCTGTCCACACTTTAGAAAAGAATACTACCCATGAAAACAAGAAGTGGTGCTGTGGATACACAGTGATTTCACCCCCAAGAGCAAAACGCAACCCGCTGACCAAATTGTCCTCGAAGAAAACGAAAGGCTCAATCGGCCATAAACCGTTACAAACAATTCATGAACATTTACCCCGGTTACTTCCAGGACCCCTTCCACAACGGGGTAATGTGCGATCTATGTAGACAGCTTAGatagcttagatccatgtgcgatctagagctgcgaccgggctagcgtgatgccaattgtgcggatcacgcatgcgacctttgctagccTAAAACTCCGCCGGATAGCCAAAccatccttgcgagtatgtatacatcaaTGTGGACTTccaaagcacactagcatacacacattggcaccagtcgggccaagacgggacgctagcacagtctattacccgtgcagttcggcaaccatggacagctgtttcgtccatattaggactcgtcagcatggcatagccggtttgcctcagttaaacttcatcggcaaaaaaaaactgcagggcgacttcgactcgaacgaagtgatttaaaccacagcttacatccatgtgggatctagagctgcgaccgggctagcgtgatgctaattgtgcggatcacgcatgcgacctttgctagtctaaaactccttCGGATAGCCAAACCATCCTTgagagtatgtatacatcaatgtggactttaaaagcacactagcatacacacattggcaccagtcgggcaaAGACGAGACGCTTGAACAGTCTATttcccgtgcagttcggcaaccatggacagctgtttcgttcttattaggactcgtcagcatggcatagccggtttgcctcagttgaAATTCATCGTCAAAAAAACTGCTTTTTCCCATACATTCCCATACCAAAAGATTAGGACAACGATTTATGTACTGTATCATGATTGCATTTCATAttacttttgaaaacaaactaTTTCATGATATAACAGTGAACTTTTGAGGGAAAAACAATGGCCTTGCCTTTTTCCTCTTAAATCAAAGTCGTTTCTCGGTTTATGTGAGAACACTGCCCCCTTAAACATTGAACTTtaactttaaaataataacatatGTAAAATGCCGAGTCGTACACAGGGATAGTGTAAACTATGTTACCTAGAAAAGCATTTTATGTAAACAATCCTCGCAGTATTCCTGGTCATCGGAGTAACAGGCTAAGGCGCTCCCCAGTTCATACACCCCACCCGAATAACTCTTGGACTTCTTGTTGCATTTCTGGCAGAACTGTACAGTGACTTTTCCTTCTccgtatttttttatcaaggaTGATTTCGGGTCTGCGGGGTGGCTGTCTTTCTCGGCAATGTCAAGGCTATAATAATGAAGCTCTGCGTTATACCCGAGAAGAGTCATTCCCTCTTTCCCGGGATCGGTAGACTTGTTGCTAGTGCTCGGGGTGATTATTCGCAGACCATCACTCCCAGTTGACGAGACGATGGCAATGTCACGATCAAGCATATTGACAGTTGCCCAGACAACGATCCAGTCTGCCCACACACCCTCTCTCTTCATGTTGCGTAGGTACGAGTCCCAGGCGCGATGGTTGATAAACTCACCGAGATGTGTGCCGTCAGGGGTAAACTGTAAACTGTTCTAAATATCTTACGATATTTTGTCTTAAGACATTATGTGGAATCCCTGGACACTTCAATCTTATCAGCTGGTCGCTCACTGCGTGAAAGAAGCAGTTACCGTCCATAGGCACGTCCTTCCTGTAGACGCAACCGGCAGCAGCCACTTGCTGGTCGAGTAAGTCTTTGGTTGGGACCTCTTTTAAAAAGAGGTCTTGAATCTTAAGATTGTCTGGAGGAGCCGCTAAGAAGGGATGGTTTAGGATGTCGTCATCCATCTCTTGGCGCATTTCGCGACTTTCATCTGGCATGGCGACTGGAGGACTCGTAAATTTGGCTTGGAGAAGTCGTTTAATCATGAGGCACATGTGAACCCCACAATCAACAAGATTAGATTGCCTCGGGGTACGGTTATTGACGTGCTCTGACCAACTATTTTTCTTAGATTCCATCTCTTTGTGAATAAACTTAGTTTTGAGATTGGCAAACACGTCCTTATGTGCTTCGCTGACACCTGCAGAGTCATATAGCTCCAGCGTCATTGCTAAAGTACATAACACAACAAAAATCCAGTGTTTCAATTCCATCAAATGAATAGGGATTACTAAGTAATCGATTTCACTTAATAGTTAATGTTCCATATATTTTCGGTAAGATGGCGTCTCTTCAGCATCATTGATTCTATCGAGGGAGGGGTAAAAGTAAGTACTCGCTGTGACTGTACGAGTACTTGCATAGTACATATTCAAAAAGCATGTGTACAGATTCACAGTATCGGCACTGAGTTCCTTGTCGCTAACCAGTTCCGTTATAGCATTATCAAGTACGCTTccgttattgttttcatcttcAAACACTATGTCATCATCAGCAATTGTCTCATTTGTCATCTGTAATTGTTGTTCTTGCTTACCGTTTATTTCCTCCTTTACAATCTTTTGCCTTTTACTCTCGTCCTGTTTCGTTAGTGACGTAATGTCGTAGACTTTAATCCACATACTTTGCCTAATTGTTGGAGCTTCGGGATTATCAATTTGGACAAAGTACTTGTGCTCACTGTGATCAGCCTTAAGGACAAGTGCTTCACGTGTGCCTCTTAAAGATATTCTTTTGCCTTTCACGAGTTTCTTTGTTTGTGGGAGCCTTACCAAAACCTTTTCACCAACAAAAGTACCTGGAGGGCGGATTCCTTTTTAGTTCCCTTTTCACCATTCTTTCTGCTGATTCGTTTGACGAGTGAAGTGCCTTCTATCCATTTCTTGAAACCACGAGTCATAGTCGGAATCAGAATTGATCTCGTCGGTTCCATTCTCCTCGGGAACGTCAAACTCCTGACCTTTGTCGTCCAGAGAAAGCAGCTGTCGCTGTCGGTTTGATGGTCTCCCGAAGTATACTTCAAATGGCGACAGCATCCCCAAAGAGCTGTGTGGCGACTCGTTATATAGCTGTTGGTACACAGGGAGTCTTCCTACCCAATTTAACCCGTCTTCGCATTCCAGCATATCAAAGCGAATCTTTTCCTTCCAAGTCCGGTGGGATCTTTCGTCTTTGCCTTGGGTTTGAGGACTGTAAGCCGAGCTCTTGATCACAATCACGTTTAGGACCAGacacacttttttttaccacGCCTTTAAACTCGGTCGCTTTGCAAGATTAATGGTGGCCCGTGTTCTTTGTAGATATAGACTAGATTTTCTGCTACCTCTAAAGATTCTTTGGTCTCAAGTGGTCTAAGAAAGAGAAATCTACTAAAAATGTCTATTACGGACATGATATATTTGTATGTTTTGCCATCCTGGTGGCGCTCCTGTACTCTTTTGGCCTTGATAGGGCGCAATGGAGCCTTGTTTTGGAAGAGGGGCCGTATTTCATTGGGCACTTTCATCTAGTTCAGAGTTCCTTGAATACGTTTTCGAGATAAACCGGCGTAAATGATACGGATAGTGGGATTGATCTTCCTGGCGCCTTCGCCCTTTCTTTCTTTGTAGAACTTGTCAACAATTTTCGGGAGCTCTGACTTCTTAGCAACGATGCATCCTGTTCCTGTGTGCACGATACGTTGGACTTTTATCGCTGTCATTGGGTCATGGACCTCACGCAGTTCGAACTTGTTGCTTTTCAGCTTTCTATACACTCGTTGCCGTAAAGctttgttttctgttttagGCCAGTCTTTCAACGATGCTTCAACACTTAGTAGGGAAAACAGGGCATCGTACTCGTCTTCGTTAAGGGGCACATTTCTTGAGATAAACTaaacataaataaacacagaTCATATTAGttcatttctatatttttcacatattttctcCGGTACCGTTTTGGAAATGATAGCCCCATAGCCTTTGTACATAAACGCTGAGAACTCATCGGTGctcagtgccgtagcaggccacgtaagatttggggagggggggcacaatacagaaacattaagaaaatatttgggggcacagccacgccccatttccttatatatttttttaatatttggggggagggggggcacgtacccccagtgccccaccccctgctacggccctggtgCTGTTTCCTCTTGTATATTGTAGAGTGTTGTTAAATCAATGCGCGTTAAACAAACTTCATATACGTCAGTATACGTTAATAGAGAGACTTTGGATGCTATCATTTCGccaaataattaattaatttaggCATGTCATCATTGTTTTTGAATGTCTGAATTTTTATAAGGTCATGAAGCAATAACGTCATCACATGATGTTAAatcaaaaaaaatactatagtCTCAGCTGTTATAATGCCTGCTTCTACTAACATTACTCCCGGGGGGAGTCAGTGTAGGATAGATACCcccctcacacacacacacacacacacacacacacacacctgtACTGTTAAGCTAATGTTGAAAACACCGTTTGATGTTAAAACAGCAATGTTTGAAATGCAGATAACCTACGTGCACCGCAAAGGTACTATAGGTATGATTTTATTGGAATGTGAAAAATATCAAACGAAACCATCGATGTGCTTAGGGAATTGTAATATTTACTTGTCAATAAATTCCCGTTTATAACTGGAGTCTACCACAAGGTTCGAGGAAGGAAAGTTCTGTCCCCACTCGATGACTCCTAGTTAAAagagtagcgatgggtacCTCGAAATTTCAAAAGTCTCgcaacaaaaatgcaaaaaggtCTCGGAATCTCGTTTTTTCCCCAAAAGTTTAGGGGGTCTCGGAgccaaccttttttttaccacGGTCTTGGATTTTTAATTAAACGCGATCTGTTTTATGTCGTTACAATGCTACGGGCTCCCCTTCTTTTGCGTTATGTAGCAAGAATGTATTGTAACtctatttattcttttttcaactgatgtttatgacatacctcgATCAAGTTATCCGAAAACtcgttagaaaaaaaaagctgagACCGGAAAATTTCGGGCTCGGATTTCGAAATTTGACAAAACTTTCGGATTCTGAAACACGGCAAGTCTCGGATTTACCTATTGTACCCTTAGTAAAGCTAACAGCAGagcaaatacaatacaccTCTGTGccggtttttttttacttatctgattgattgatttttaTCGCTAAGTTTCGCGTTGTTTTTGCAGATGGCCATGTTTTGAGATTCCAAACATTCCTGAAGCTGGTTCTGGGTTTAGTTGACTGCCCATTGAGCAAAATCCATTTCAATTCTATGTGATAAACACATTGcatgtttttatataaatagGTATTTACCTGCTTGTCCTCATCTTTGTCCTGTTTCTTGTCTTGATTTGACTCATCATCGCTTGTCCCGAAGCACGTGGGTATCACTAAGACCACTAACACCAGATAAACGAGGAGAAAACGCCAATCCATTGATGGGATTTTTACTAATAGAAGTAACCAATCTGacttttttgtataaaaaaatagtaaaatcTCTGAATGTAGGGTTAAAGAGAAAGCCACAACTAAATTGCTACCAAGAGTCAATATAAACACAACCTACCTCATTCAACCAAACTGAATCTGAGGAGTAACGCTGACCATTCTCTCACTCTGAACACTAGCACTTTCGTTACACATGACACCTATAAAAAGGCAAACATCATTTCCGGTTCTTGGAGAAATCTagatttatttgacaaaaaaagtgTATCTTATTTTCTCACAAGCGTATTCATATTATTTCCGACAAAGCTCTAGTTTTTTAAGCCATGCGAGTTTTGTCAAGTTCTTCGTCCAGTGCACTCATTAAAAAGAAGTGTTACAGAGTATTAAACAGGAAACCAGAAATAACGGTTTTGATATACATGATGCAGCTTTGATGGTTTAATTCAAGGAAATTCTCTGGAACTAAAACTTTTATAAGAAATCATTTATACAGTATTTCTGTGATGCCGTTTGCCTAACTAATTACTGGCCTCAGTATCGGGTGATTTTCTTTTGTACGCTGCATTGACTGAAACTCGTCATCGCAAACTGTGGACATTGCGAGTAAAAACTGACAAGAACCTAACCTGACCACCCCCAGATAAGAACCACTCTAGGCTATCAAAAACAggtttttattgtaaaacaaaaaattttACATATCAAAAAATTAAGTGCCACgatacaaaacaacacaccAAACAAAATAAGCAGGAAAGAGGAAATGGTATTAAACTatgcaaaataacaaaaacgaaaataaataattatgacCGCCACTGTTAATTTACGAATAACAAGAACATAGTATCCTAAGTTCTCACAAAGAACCATTCATATAAGGACATGCGGAGGTTTAAATAAAATGCCATAGACATTAAAACTCGTCATCATTGCCTGAGTGTCGAACATTTAGGGTTTAAAGGGTAGGAGATATtttaaagtcacgtgacctatgacgtcattgagTGGCACTCGTCATCGAGACCGGTGGTTGAGTAGTGTACATTGCCTTAGTATCGGGCCTTTAGGGTTTTAAGGAGATATTGAAGCTTtttaaagtcacgtgacctatgacgtcattgaaaTTGATTGACACTCGTCATCGAGGTCAGTTGTTGAGTAGTGTACATTGCCTTAGTATCGGGCCTTTAGGGTTTTAAGGATAGGAGATATTGAAGCTTTTTAAAGTCACGTcacctatgacgtcattgaaaTTGATTGACACTCGTCATCGAGGTCAGTGGTTGAGTAGTGTACATTGCCTGAGTATAGGGCCtttgtttaaattttttttttataatgcttcaaaaagtatttccttccactttccctttgtccattctGGTAATTCCacggggttcatttcggggactccttgGGATCGTTTGGGGGCCCGGGATCATTTGGGggacttttggggatcgtttcgggtcctgggatcatttcgggtcctctacatagccaaactatccttgcgagtatgtatagataaatgtggacttttaaagcacactagcatacacacattggcaccagtcgggccaagacaggacgctagcacagtcttttacccgtgcagttcggcagccatggacagctgtttagTCCCTATTAGGACTCgacagcatggcatagccggtttgcctcagttaaacttcatcggcaaaaaactgcagggcgacttcgactcgaacgaagtgctttaaacgacagcttagatccatgtgggatctagagctccgaccgggctagcgtgatgccaattgtgcggatcacgcatgcgacctttgctagtctaaaactccgtcggatagccaaactatccttgcgagtatgtatacataaatgtggactttaaaaccacactagcatacacacattggcaccagtcgggccaagacgggacgctaacacagtctattacccgtgcagttcggcaaccatggacagctgtttcgtccatATTAGGAcccgtcagcatggcatagccagtttgcctcagttaaacttcatcggcaaaaaaaactgcagggcgacttcaactcgaagtgctttaaaccacagcttagatccatgtgggatctagagctgcgaccggtctagcgtgatgccagttgtgcggatcacgcatgcgacctttgctagcctaaaactccgtcgggtagccaaactatccatgcgagtatgtatacataaatgtggactttaaaagcacactagcatacacacattggcaccagtcgggccaagacgggacgctagcacagtctattacccgtgcagttcggcaaccatggacagctgtttcgtccttattaggactcgtcagcaaggcatagccggtttgcctcagttaaacttcatcggcaaaaaaactacagggcgacttcgactcgaacgaaatgttttaaaccacagcttagatctaTTTGgcatctagagctgcgaccgggctagcgtgatgctaattgtgcggatcacgcatgcgagctttgctagtctaaaactccgtcggatagcaaatctatccttgcgagtatgtatacataaatgtggactttaaagcacactagcatacacacatttgCACCAGTCGGGcgaagacgggacgctagcacagtctattacccgtgcagttcggcaaccatcgacagctgtttcatccattttaggactcgtcagcatggcatagccggtttgcctcagttaaacttcatcggcaaaaaaactgcagggcgactttgactcgaacgaagtgctttaaaccacagcttagatccatgtgggatctagagctgcgaccgggctagcgtgatgccaattgtgcggatcacgcatgcgaccattgctagtctaaaactctgTCGGATatccaaactatccttgcgagtatgtgtacataaatgtggactttaaaagcacactagcatacacacattggcaccagtcgggcaaagacgggacgctagcacagtctattacccgtgcagtttggcaaccatggacagctgtttcgtccttattaggactcgtcagcaaggcatagccggtttgcctcagttgaacttcatcggcaaaaaaactgcagggcgatttcgactcgaacgaagtgttttaaaccacagcttagatccatgtgggatctagagctgcgaccgggctagcgtgatgccaattgtgtggatcacgcatgcgatctttgctagtctaaaactccgtcggatagccaaactatccttgcgagtatgtattcataaatgtggactttaaaaagcacactagcatacacacattggcaccagtcgggccaagtgggacgctagcacagtctattacctgTGCAGTTCGGCagccatggacagctgtttcgtccttattaggactcgtcagcatggcatagcaggtttgcctcagttaaacttcatcggcaaaaaaactacagggcgacttcgactcgaacgaaatGTTTTAAACCACAggttagatccatgtgggatctggAGCTGCGACCGgactagcgtgatgccaattgtgcggatcacgcattcggcctttgctagtctaaaactccgtcggatagccaaactatccttgcgagtatgtatacataaatgtggactttaacaccacactagcatacacacattggcaccagtcgggccaagacgggacgttagcacagtctattacccgtgcagttcgacaaccatg
The sequence above is a segment of the Nematostella vectensis chromosome 2, jaNemVect1.1, whole genome shotgun sequence genome. Coding sequences within it:
- the LOC116612872 gene encoding uncharacterized protein LOC116612872 produces the protein MDWRFLLVYLVLVVLVIPTCFGTSDDESNQDKKQDKDEDKQFISRNVPLNEDEYDALFSLLSVEASLKDWPKTENKALRQRVYRKLKSNKFELREVHDPMTAIKVQRIVHTGTGCIVAKKSELPKIVDKFYKERKGEGARKINPTIRIIYAGLSRKRIQGTLN